The proteins below come from a single Cervus canadensis isolate Bull #8, Minnesota chromosome 2, ASM1932006v1, whole genome shotgun sequence genomic window:
- the ZFP69 gene encoding zinc finger protein 69 homolog isoform X2, translated as MLQQLLITLPTEASTWVKLHHPEKAKEGAPLWEDVTKMFEGGALLSQDADETQGESLKDELTPGTPTTDSQELLTFKDISVDFTQEEWGQLAPAHRNLYREVMLENYGNLVSVGCQLSKPSVISQLEKGEEPWMTEKEGPGDPSSDLKSKTETSASNAKYNILQEHLRHGMMMERFMRDDVTYSTLKKVSKYDDGLERHQDLHGRNVRQTSMTHKKRSQETYKFGRNIVSSNVVIEQRLRKCDTPRKRNKCKSDLINHPTSYIRVKTYECNICEKVFKQPIHLTEHMRIHTGEKPFRCKECGRAFSQSASLTTHQRIHTGEKPFECEECGKAFRHRSSLNQHHRTHTGEKPYICDKCQKAFSQNISLIQHLRTHSGEKPFTCSECGKTFRQIRHLSEHIRIHTGEKPYACTACCKTFSHRAYLTHHQRIHTGERPYKCKECGKAFRQRIHLSNHKTVHTGVKAYECNRCGKAYRHDSSFKKHQRHHTGEKPYECNECGKAFSYNSSLTRHHEIHRRNVFQNNI; from the exons ATGCTGCAGCAGCTCCTGATCACCCTGCCCACCGAGGCCAGCACATGGGTGAAGTTGCACCATCCAGAGAAGGCCAAGGAGGGGGCGCCCCTGTGGGAGGATGTGACCAAGATGTTTGAAGGAGGAG CTCTGCTATCTCAGGATGCTGATGAGACCCAGGGAGAAAGTTTAAAGGATGAATTAACCCCCGGGACCCCAACAACAGACTCCCAG GAACTGTTGACCTTCAAGGACATATCTGTGGACTTCACCCAGGAGGAGTGGGGGCAGCTGGCGCCTGCTCACCGGAATCTGTACCGGgaggtgatgctggagaactATGGGAATCTGGTCTCAGTGG GCTGTCAGCTTTCCAAACCTAGTGTGATTTCCCAGTTGGAGAAAGGAGAAGAGCCATGGATGACAGAGAAAGAAGGcccaggagatcccagttcag acTTGAAGAGTAAAACAGAAACCAGTGCGTCAAAtgcaaaatataacattttacaAGAACATTTACGTCATGGTATGATGATGGAAAGGTTCATGAGGGATGATGTCACTTACTCCACATTGAAGAAAGTCTCAAAATATGATGATGGGTTAGAAAGGCACCAGGATCTCCATGGAAGAAATGTGAGACAAACCAGTATGACCCATAAGAAGAGAAGCCAAGAAACTTACAAATTTGGCAGAAATATTGTGAGTTCAAATGTTGTTATAGAACAGAGGCTCCGTAAATGTGACACGcctagaaagagaaacaaatgcaaaTCAGATTTGATTAATCATCCAACAAGTTACATAAGAGTAAAAACCTATGAGTGTAATATATGTGAAAAGGTCTTCAAACAACCCATTCACCTTACTGAACACATgagaattcatactggtgagaaacctttCAGATGTAAGGAATGTGGAAGAGCCTTCAGTCAAAGTGCATCCCTTACCACACACCAGAGAATCCATACTGGTGAGAAGCCCTTTGAATGTgaagaatgtggcaaagccttcagACATCGCTCATCTCTCAATCAGCATCATAGAacccacactggggagaaacCTTACATATGTGATAAATGTCAGAAAGCTTTCAGCCAGAACATTAGCTTGATCCAGCATTTGAGAACTCATTCTGGAGAGAAACCCTTTacgtgcagtgaatgtgggaaaaccTTTAGACAGATTAGACACCTTAGTGAACATATAAGAATTCAtactggggagaagccctacgcATGCACTGCATGTTGTAAAACCTTTAGTCATAGAGCTTATCTAACGCATCACCAgagaatccatactggggagagaccctacaaatgtaaagaatgtgggaaagcctttaggCAGAGGATACACCTTAGCAACCATAAAACTGTTCATACAGGAGTAAAAGCATATGAATGCAACCGCTGTGGAAAAGCATACAGGCATGATTCATCCTTTAAGAAACATCAGAGGCATCACACAGGAGAAAAACCTtatgaatgtaatgaatgtggaaaagccttcagcTATAATTCATCACTTACTCGACACCATGAAATACACAGGAGAAATGTCTTccaaaataatatctga
- the ZFP69 gene encoding zinc finger protein 69 homolog isoform X1, producing MLQQLLITLPTEASTWVKLHHPEKAKEGAPLWEDVTKMFEGGALLSQDADETQGESLKDELTPGTPTTDSQELLTFKDISVDFTQEEWGQLAPAHRNLYREVMLENYGNLVSVAGCQLSKPSVISQLEKGEEPWMTEKEGPGDPSSDLKSKTETSASNAKYNILQEHLRHGMMMERFMRDDVTYSTLKKVSKYDDGLERHQDLHGRNVRQTSMTHKKRSQETYKFGRNIVSSNVVIEQRLRKCDTPRKRNKCKSDLINHPTSYIRVKTYECNICEKVFKQPIHLTEHMRIHTGEKPFRCKECGRAFSQSASLTTHQRIHTGEKPFECEECGKAFRHRSSLNQHHRTHTGEKPYICDKCQKAFSQNISLIQHLRTHSGEKPFTCSECGKTFRQIRHLSEHIRIHTGEKPYACTACCKTFSHRAYLTHHQRIHTGERPYKCKECGKAFRQRIHLSNHKTVHTGVKAYECNRCGKAYRHDSSFKKHQRHHTGEKPYECNECGKAFSYNSSLTRHHEIHRRNVFQNNI from the exons ATGCTGCAGCAGCTCCTGATCACCCTGCCCACCGAGGCCAGCACATGGGTGAAGTTGCACCATCCAGAGAAGGCCAAGGAGGGGGCGCCCCTGTGGGAGGATGTGACCAAGATGTTTGAAGGAGGAG CTCTGCTATCTCAGGATGCTGATGAGACCCAGGGAGAAAGTTTAAAGGATGAATTAACCCCCGGGACCCCAACAACAGACTCCCAG GAACTGTTGACCTTCAAGGACATATCTGTGGACTTCACCCAGGAGGAGTGGGGGCAGCTGGCGCCTGCTCACCGGAATCTGTACCGGgaggtgatgctggagaactATGGGAATCTGGTCTCAGTGG CAGGCTGTCAGCTTTCCAAACCTAGTGTGATTTCCCAGTTGGAGAAAGGAGAAGAGCCATGGATGACAGAGAAAGAAGGcccaggagatcccagttcag acTTGAAGAGTAAAACAGAAACCAGTGCGTCAAAtgcaaaatataacattttacaAGAACATTTACGTCATGGTATGATGATGGAAAGGTTCATGAGGGATGATGTCACTTACTCCACATTGAAGAAAGTCTCAAAATATGATGATGGGTTAGAAAGGCACCAGGATCTCCATGGAAGAAATGTGAGACAAACCAGTATGACCCATAAGAAGAGAAGCCAAGAAACTTACAAATTTGGCAGAAATATTGTGAGTTCAAATGTTGTTATAGAACAGAGGCTCCGTAAATGTGACACGcctagaaagagaaacaaatgcaaaTCAGATTTGATTAATCATCCAACAAGTTACATAAGAGTAAAAACCTATGAGTGTAATATATGTGAAAAGGTCTTCAAACAACCCATTCACCTTACTGAACACATgagaattcatactggtgagaaacctttCAGATGTAAGGAATGTGGAAGAGCCTTCAGTCAAAGTGCATCCCTTACCACACACCAGAGAATCCATACTGGTGAGAAGCCCTTTGAATGTgaagaatgtggcaaagccttcagACATCGCTCATCTCTCAATCAGCATCATAGAacccacactggggagaaacCTTACATATGTGATAAATGTCAGAAAGCTTTCAGCCAGAACATTAGCTTGATCCAGCATTTGAGAACTCATTCTGGAGAGAAACCCTTTacgtgcagtgaatgtgggaaaaccTTTAGACAGATTAGACACCTTAGTGAACATATAAGAATTCAtactggggagaagccctacgcATGCACTGCATGTTGTAAAACCTTTAGTCATAGAGCTTATCTAACGCATCACCAgagaatccatactggggagagaccctacaaatgtaaagaatgtgggaaagcctttaggCAGAGGATACACCTTAGCAACCATAAAACTGTTCATACAGGAGTAAAAGCATATGAATGCAACCGCTGTGGAAAAGCATACAGGCATGATTCATCCTTTAAGAAACATCAGAGGCATCACACAGGAGAAAAACCTtatgaatgtaatgaatgtggaaaagccttcagcTATAATTCATCACTTACTCGACACCATGAAATACACAGGAGAAATGTCTTccaaaataatatctga
- the ZFP69 gene encoding zinc finger protein 69 homolog isoform X3: MLENYGNLVSVAGCQLSKPSVISQLEKGEEPWMTEKEGPGDPSSDLKSKTETSASNAKYNILQEHLRHGMMMERFMRDDVTYSTLKKVSKYDDGLERHQDLHGRNVRQTSMTHKKRSQETYKFGRNIVSSNVVIEQRLRKCDTPRKRNKCKSDLINHPTSYIRVKTYECNICEKVFKQPIHLTEHMRIHTGEKPFRCKECGRAFSQSASLTTHQRIHTGEKPFECEECGKAFRHRSSLNQHHRTHTGEKPYICDKCQKAFSQNISLIQHLRTHSGEKPFTCSECGKTFRQIRHLSEHIRIHTGEKPYACTACCKTFSHRAYLTHHQRIHTGERPYKCKECGKAFRQRIHLSNHKTVHTGVKAYECNRCGKAYRHDSSFKKHQRHHTGEKPYECNECGKAFSYNSSLTRHHEIHRRNVFQNNI; this comes from the exons atgctggagaactATGGGAATCTGGTCTCAGTGG CAGGCTGTCAGCTTTCCAAACCTAGTGTGATTTCCCAGTTGGAGAAAGGAGAAGAGCCATGGATGACAGAGAAAGAAGGcccaggagatcccagttcag acTTGAAGAGTAAAACAGAAACCAGTGCGTCAAAtgcaaaatataacattttacaAGAACATTTACGTCATGGTATGATGATGGAAAGGTTCATGAGGGATGATGTCACTTACTCCACATTGAAGAAAGTCTCAAAATATGATGATGGGTTAGAAAGGCACCAGGATCTCCATGGAAGAAATGTGAGACAAACCAGTATGACCCATAAGAAGAGAAGCCAAGAAACTTACAAATTTGGCAGAAATATTGTGAGTTCAAATGTTGTTATAGAACAGAGGCTCCGTAAATGTGACACGcctagaaagagaaacaaatgcaaaTCAGATTTGATTAATCATCCAACAAGTTACATAAGAGTAAAAACCTATGAGTGTAATATATGTGAAAAGGTCTTCAAACAACCCATTCACCTTACTGAACACATgagaattcatactggtgagaaacctttCAGATGTAAGGAATGTGGAAGAGCCTTCAGTCAAAGTGCATCCCTTACCACACACCAGAGAATCCATACTGGTGAGAAGCCCTTTGAATGTgaagaatgtggcaaagccttcagACATCGCTCATCTCTCAATCAGCATCATAGAacccacactggggagaaacCTTACATATGTGATAAATGTCAGAAAGCTTTCAGCCAGAACATTAGCTTGATCCAGCATTTGAGAACTCATTCTGGAGAGAAACCCTTTacgtgcagtgaatgtgggaaaaccTTTAGACAGATTAGACACCTTAGTGAACATATAAGAATTCAtactggggagaagccctacgcATGCACTGCATGTTGTAAAACCTTTAGTCATAGAGCTTATCTAACGCATCACCAgagaatccatactggggagagaccctacaaatgtaaagaatgtgggaaagcctttaggCAGAGGATACACCTTAGCAACCATAAAACTGTTCATACAGGAGTAAAAGCATATGAATGCAACCGCTGTGGAAAAGCATACAGGCATGATTCATCCTTTAAGAAACATCAGAGGCATCACACAGGAGAAAAACCTtatgaatgtaatgaatgtggaaaagccttcagcTATAATTCATCACTTACTCGACACCATGAAATACACAGGAGAAATGTCTTccaaaataatatctga